From Girardinichthys multiradiatus isolate DD_20200921_A chromosome 19, DD_fGirMul_XY1, whole genome shotgun sequence:
GATATTTTGACCGGCTCACTATGAAGACTATTTTACGTTTAGCTGACAAAGCACGGTGCACTAGAAATGCACGTCAGCataaatttgaacaaaaaatgttttacaagaaCTATTATCAAACGTACTGTTTTGCCGACTTGTGTGACAAAATGACTATGAAGTCGAGGTGGAATTGCAAAGAAATGATTCAGCCTCTGCACTGTCCAAACGATTCGAATCACTTTAAACAGCCCTTAAGCAAAATGGACGAGTAggggttatttttttcttttgtaagtACAAAGCACAATGCggttttaagaaataaataaatacgcTTAACAGCAATAGTGAAGATACCATTTCAGCCTTCTTAATTGCAGAGTATACAATGCATAGTAGAACATAGGATACATTGTGTAATAACCTTAAATGGTTCAGGAGCCTATGATTTGAATTGTGTGTTTTAGTAAGTTATTTTCTTATCATCGTCTTATAGGGTAGGGTTACcctaaaaataactttaaatgctTTCCAAGTGCTTAAAATACATGCGTTATAAACCATTCGCCGTATTGTAGGTGAAAGTGGAATTAATTTAGTATAGCTAAATGCGTCATCCTAAAAGATAATTACTCGGGTTAAAGAAGACGATCTGCcatgaaaaaaagggaaaatgttCATTAAAGGGCTCTGTATTTTAACAATGCAAATCGGTGTTTAATCTACACGATTTGCTGCAGTTCTAGAAGCATCGCCTTGTTGACCCTTCAAGAAACGGATACCATGCGGTGCTTTATGTTATTCTCATATTTCTATGGGTCTTATTTGGATGTCAAATGGGGGCTTTAATCTTTAAAAGGGATTTTCGTTGTCTGTTTTCCTCTAATCTCAGACGTTGCAGGCGATCTCGCGACAGTTTATATAACGTCTCGTCTCCTGTTTACTTTGCGAAGACGTAGAACAACAGAAGCCGCAGGAACGTCCGAATCCTTTGTCCATGTACTACGTCAACGTCGTCGCCATTTTGTGATAGgcatttttagaaaaatatacgAAAATGAGACAGCCCCAAGAGTTTAGGTAAAACGGGCAGTTGgttactgttgtttttaaagaatagttgaattcagaaaaaataaataattgtgtcACATCCgacttttaaattatgattcctgacaaaacaaaatagcgcaaataaatacaataaatacagTTTGATTATTTTACCTATAACTGACTTAAATGCAGAGCTTATGTATATTTTCTGtgctaaatcagaatcagaaaagctttattgccaattacgtttttggacatacaaggaatttgttttggcgtagtcggtgcaatacaatacaaattaaacagtataaacatatctacaatataatataaatatatgtgcacagttttaagtgagtgagagtaaatatagagcagtataagatgcaagagcaatacaacagtgcaggtgatcattgtgcaagtaaagcagtgcaagtaaagcaggagtccaagctgagcgttaatgtaacgcatagagttacaggttacaagtgtcctgtcagcaaaaaagggggggggtgtgtgggaaagggagagtgtcagggtggtttccgggctttgttaacaaggctggtggcagatgggaaaaaactgttcttgtggcgtgaggttttggtccggatggactgcagcctcctgccagaggggagagtctcaaagagtctgtgaccggggtgggagggatcagccagaatcttccctgcccgcttcagggtcctggaggtgtacagttcctggagcgacagtagactgcagccaatcaccttctcagcagaccgaatgacacgctgcagcctgcccttatccttggctgtagcagcggcgtaccagatggtgatggaggaggggaggatggactcaatgatggctgtgtagaagtgcaccatcatagtctttggcaggttgaatttcttcagctgccgcaagaagaacatcctctgctgggctttcttgatgagggagctgatgtttggttcccacttgagatcctgggagatgatggttcccaggaagcggaaagattccacagtgtcaattgtggagtcacagagggtgatgggggcaggtggggctgggttctgcctgaagtccacaaccatctccactgtctttagagcgttgagctcaaggttgttctggctgcaccagtccaacagatggtccaactcccatctgtacgcggactcgtcaccatcagagatgagtccgatcagggtggtgtcgtccgcaaacttcagaagcttgacagactggtgactggaggtgcagctgttggtgtacagggagaagagcagaggagagagaacacagccttggggggaaccggtgctgatggtcagagagtcagagacgtgcttccccagcctcacgcgctgcttcttgtcagacaggaagtcagtgatccacctgcaggtggagtcgggcacactcagctgggagagcttctcctgtagcagaactgagacgatggtgttgaaggcagagctgaaatccacaaacaggatcctggcgtaggttcctgtggagtccagggtcagtttttgtgtattttaagcTCATTGTGTTTATGTTgcctgtcttttttttaaaataatttatagaCATTGTTCACTTCTGTTTCATCAAAATTACTCAGATAAATTTAAAATTTGATTGGAGGCGATTGCTTTTGCCATCTTAATCTAATGGTTTGAACTGATATTTGTACTGATGGTTTCCCCTGAGCTTTATTTCCTGTCTTGGCTATTGTTGTAGAGTGATTGTGGttgagaatgttttttttatgtttttcacctgGCTGCAAGGCAAATCTCCCTAAGGGTACGGTAATAAACAGATGCTGAAACCGTCATCCTTAATGTTTCTTTTAGTCAGTTTCAAATATGTGGGTCATGATTTTCAAGGAGCAGTTGCCACTCACAATATGGCGGAAGCGCTACCGTACGGTTTCTTCTACGCAACGAACCCAATGCGGCTTCTACTCCTTTATGTCTATGTCTATTTTGCAACTTCCTGACTCGAACTATAAAACCGTCGACTGAGCTCTACCTTCGTGTTTTAGGTTGCGAGTCTGAAACTTTCACGCAGGTCATAAACTGCTCCAAGATGGACATCCTCACTGTGTTGCCGTCCAGTTTCGGATATGTCATATTGACCTACCTGTATAGCTGGATTATGCTGGGTTATTTGGCAGTAAAAGTCGGCTCTGCCAGAAAGAAATACGGCGTAAAGGTAGCTCGACTGagcatttttgttgaaaaaaaatgtccaaCATTTGCCTCTAAAGTTTTTATTAAGCGCTTACAGTTTGTTTGaaagatattttttaaaaaccgtttgtttattttacagtatcCCACAATGTACAGCGACAAAGAGCAGCTTTTCAACTGTATCCAGAGAGGCCACCAGAACACATTAGAGGTGTACCCCCAGTGGCTCGTCTTCCAAACGATTGCAGCccttgtgtatccggtatttatCAGCCTATAAATATTCATCATTACTTGTTCATTTAGTTGTCTTCATGCACACCTGAATTGGTAACCAATCATCCTGTGATCTTTGACATACATTCTCCAGACAGGAAGAAGTAGAGTCACAGTGATTATGCACTTTTTTACCAGATGCCATGAACTCGTATTTCTTTTGTAGACTCTGATTTCGGTTGTCTATATTTTCTGACCAGTTATCTGCAGCTGTTCTGGGGACTATTTGGGTGACCAGCAGGTTCTCCTATGCCTGGGGCTATTACACAGGAGGTAAGACTCCCACTTGTGAATATATCACGCTATATTTGTATGACATTACTTGCACAAAACACACATTCAtaacagtttttaaacaattttccttgaaata
This genomic window contains:
- the mgst3b gene encoding microsomal glutathione S-transferase 3b: MDILTVLPSSFGYVILTYLYSWIMLGYLAVKVGSARKKYGVKYPTMYSDKEQLFNCIQRGHQNTLEVYPQWLVFQTIAALVYPLSAAVLGTIWVTSRFSYAWGYYTGDPAKRMNGAYGYIGFFGVILLSISIALQLLGVF